The genomic interval CGTAGGTGACGCTGACCATTCTTTGATCTTAGGCCATCGCGGCCGGGACGTTTCCTCGCCCCGAGTCCTACCAAGTCCTGCCATGCGACGGCAAGGGTGCCCCCGGCGTCCTCACGAACAGGTGCGCGGCGATGCTCTGCGATGAAACGGATGGTCGGCACGGAAAGGACGAACCTGACCGCCCTTTTTCGCCCAAACGCTCCCGTTTCGCCCAGCCCTAGCGGCCAAATCCCGCGCTGTAGGGGAGCCATGTCGCAAGGCCCGGCGCGGCGATCAGCAGCAGCAATCCGCCGATCAGCAGCAGAACGTAAGGCAGCGCGCCACGCACCACCTCCGACAACGGCGCGTCGGTGATGCCCTTGATCACGAACAGGTTCATTCCCACCGGCGGCGTGACCAGCGCCAGCTCCAGGTTGAGCATCAGCAAGACGCCGTACCACACCGGATCGATGCCGAGCTGCGCCATGGTCGGCAGCAGGATCGGCGTCGTGATCAGGATGATCGATATCGTCTCCAGGAACATGCCCATCACGAAGATCAGCACCATGACGACGGCAATGAAGCCGAGCGGACCGAGGCCGAAATGCGTGACCGCCTCGGTGACGCCGACGGGCAGCCGGATGATGGTGATCGCGTGTCCGAAGATGCCCGCCCCCGCGATGATCATGAAGACCATCAGCGACGTGCGCATGGTCTGGTAGGCGCAGACATAGAGATCGCGGACGCCGAAATTGCGATAGACGAGCACCGCGACGGCGAGCGCATAGAAGGAGCCGGCGGCGGCAGCCTCGGAGGCGGTGAAGACGCCGAAGAATATGCCGCCCATGATGATCGGCGGCGCGAGCACCGCCCAGATCGAGCGGCGGATCGCACCGATCGCCCTGGACCAGCCGGCCCAGTCCGGCGTTTCGATGCCCTTGGCCGGTTTTGCGCTGGCGACGCAATAGAGCGCGAAGACCGCCGCCATGATCAGGCCGGGCACCAGGCCGGCGAGGAACAGGGCTCCGATCGAGACTTCGGAGACGATGGCATAAAGGATCATCGGTCCCGACGGCGGGATCAGGATGCCGAGGGTGCCGCCGGCGGCGATCACGCCGAGCGCATCGCGCTCCGGATAGCCGAACCGCTTCATCTGCGGGATCGCGCTCGAGCCGATGCTGAGGGCGGTCGCCACCGAGGAGCCGGAGATGGCGGCGAAGATCGTGCAGGACGCGACGGTGGCGACTCCCAGGCCGCCGCGCACATGGCCGATCACCGTGTGCGCCATGTCGTAGAGATCGTCGATCACCTTCGCCCGGATCATCACCTGCGCCATGAAGACGAACAGCGGAATCGTGGTCAGGATCGAATTGTCGAAATGGGAGAACACCGTATCGGCGATGCCCGAGACCTTGCCTTCGGCAATGCCGAGGACCGCGATCCCGGTCAGGCCGAGCGCGGCGAAGATCGGCATGCCCGACAGGAGCAGCAGGAGCAGGCCGCCGAAGACGAGGACGATCGTCATTGCCGGCCGGTTCCCGCGCCCGGCCCCGCGCCTGTCGCCTTACCCGGCCCCACCGCCGCGTCGAGTATGCGTGCCAGTGCCGTCGCCACCAGTAGCACCGAGCCGATCAAAACAGGCGACTTCGGGATCCACATGGCGATTTCGAGATATCCGGGGGAATAGGACCCGAAGTCGTAGGCGAAGGTAACGGAGCGCCAGGCGCTCCAGCCGAGGACGACCGAGAAGACGAGGACCGCGAGATCGCCCCAGAGCCTGAGGCCTCGGGCGGCGCGGGGCCCCACCCGGTCGGCGATAAGATCGATCGAAATGTGGTCGCCGCGGCGCAGCGCCTCGGCCGCCCCCAGCATGATCGCGGCCACCAGCAGGTAGCCCAGCAGCTCGTCGCCGCCGAGGATCGGCGCGTTGAGCAGGTAGCGGTACGTGATCGCATAGATGACGACCGCGAGCATGACCAGGATCAGAAGCGCGCTCAGGAATCCGCACAGGCGTGCCAGCGCGTAGACCACGCGGCTGAGTGGATGGGAGGCGTCAGCCGCCTCCCCCCCTTCGGTCATGAAGCTCATCGCAAGCTGCGCCTCACAACTTGCCGACCAGCTCGATCAAGGTCTTGCTGTCCGGGCTGTCGGCGAGGAATTTTTCGTCGAAGGCCGGCCGCATCGCCGCCTCCAGCGCGGCATTCTCTTCGGCCGAGTTGATGTGCACCTTCACGCCCTTTTCCTCGAGCTGGCCGGGCGCGGCTGCGCCGGCTTCCTCCGAGGCCTCGATCGCCCAGTTCGCGGCTTCCGCACCCGCCTTCGCCAGCGCGGCCTTCGCCGTGTCCGACAGGCCGTCATACCAGGCCGGATTCACATAGCCGTGGAAGTACACGCTGATGACCGGCAGCACCGTGAAGTGATCCTGGACCTCGTAGTACTTGCGCGACACGGCGGCGGCCGCGTCGGTCAGCCCGGCGTCGATCACACCGGTGGCGAGCGCCTGATAGACCTCGGAGCCGGGCATGGAGGCCGGTGCGGCCCCCATCGCCGCAAGCGAGCCGTCGAAGGTTGGCGTCAGGCCGCGGATCTTGATGCCGTTGAAGTCCTCCGGCTTGACCAGGAACGAGCCGTTGTGGGTGAAGGTCGACGTATTGGTGGTGAACAGCCAGACGACGTTCCGGACGCCCTTATCGAGCAGCTTCTCGCTCAGGAACGCGGCGGCTTCGGAGTCCGGCCATTTCTTCCAGACTTCGATATCGCCGAACGCGAACGGGGCCAGCGTCACGTTCATGATCGGCAGGGTCTTGCCCCACTGGAAATTCACCGAGAAGGCGCACTCGATGTCGCCCTTGGCGACCGAGACGATGTTCTCCTTGGCGCCGACGAGGCTATCGGCGCCGAAGACCTGAACGTCGATCTCGCCGTTCGACTGCGTCTCGACTTCCTCGGCCCAGCGGTCGATCACCTTGGCGATGTGGTGCGCCGGCGGCAGCTGGTGGCTGCAGCGCATTTCGGTGGCTGCCTCGGCGAGCGTCGCCGACGAAGCCATGATCGCCAGCGTGGCGACGAGGGTTGTTGTTTTTCCCATTGTTTCCTCCCTGGGAGTGGTCATTGCCGTACGTCCAAGAACAGTCCTGCGGTCACGGCCGCCATGCGAGATTTGGCGGCGGCCCGGCGCGCACGAGCGATCCGTAGAGGTGTTCGCCCGGCATCTCGGATTGCAGGATCTCGCGCACCGCCGTCAGCCGTTCGATGTCGATGCCGGTACGCATGCCTTTCGTCTCGCAGAGGTAGACCAGATCCTCGAAAACGACATTGCCGGTCGCGCCGGGGGCGAACGGGCAGCCGCCGAGCCCGCCGAGCGACCCGTCGAGCACGCGCGCGCCGGCATCGAGCGCGGCGGACGCATTCGCGATCCCCATCCCGCGGGTGTCGTGCAGATGCACGATGAATGCCCGTCCACCGCACAGTTTCGCCATCGCCGCGGAAAGATCGCCGACCTGCTTAGGACCGGCGTAGCCGACCGTGTCGGCGATGCCGACGATATCCGCGCCGGCTTCGAGGCAGGCCTCGGCAAGGCGCAGGACCTCGGCCGGGTCGACCGCGCCGGCGATCGAGCAGCCGAAGGCCATCGCAATGCCGGCGTTGACGATCGGCCTGTTCGCGGACTCATCGCGCAGACGCACGACCGTGCGGATCAGCTCGACCGCGTCGGCACGCGAGCGCCGGGCGTTGGCCTGACTGTGCTCCTCGGTTGCAGACACGACGCAAACGATCTCGTCGAGTGGGGTCTCCAGCGCGTCCGAGGCGCCGCGCTCGTTCAACGCAAGCGCGGCCGAACTCGCACCTTCAAGCCCGTCGATCTGCTCGATCAGCGCGCCCACGTCGGCGAACTGCGGGAACCGGGCTGCCGGCAGGAACGAGCCGACCTCGAAGCGGCGCACGCCCGCGTCGTATTCCCGGGTGATCCAGTCGCGCTTGGCCGCCGTCGAAGGCCAGGTCTTCACCAGTTGCAGGCCGTCGCGCAGCCCCACCTCGCGCAAGGTCACCGTGTCGTTCGGATACAGCGCGGCGACCCTGCTCATGCGCCTGCCCTCTCCTTTTCGCCCGCGCCACGCGCCGCGGCGATCTCCACCTCGTCGAGACCGAGAGCGCCGAGGACGGCGGCGGTATCCTGCCCGATACGCGGCACGTCGCCGCCATTGTCGAACATCTCGCCGTCCACCTCGAAGGGCAGCGACGGCGCGCGGAAGTGCCGGCCGTCCGGAAGCTTCGAGGCGACGAGGCCACCGGGCCGCATCACGTGCGGATCCTCGTACATGTCGCAGGGCCTGGCGATCGGCGAGTACGGAATGCCCAGTGGCTCGAACGCCTTCGCGAGCTCTTCGGAAGTCCGCTCTGCGAGTGCGGCGGCAATGCGCGGCAGCGTCCAGTCCCGCGCGTTGATCCGGTCCATGCGGGTTTGTAGCCGCTCGTCGGACCTGAGGTCGTCGAGGCCGAGCAGGTCGCACAGCGCGTGCCAATGCCCCTCGGTCACGGCGCCGACAAACATCTGCCGGCCGTCCGCCGTCTCGAAGATATCGTAGACGGGCCAGGAGAACTCACGTTCCGGCATGGGCGGCGGATTGCGGCCTTCCAGTTCGTACTGGATCATGTGTTGCGCGACGAGGACGAGGCAGTTCTCGAACAGGCCGATACGCACGTGACGGCCTTCACCGGTCTTGTCGCGCTCCATCAGTGCGCCGAGCACGGCGACAGTGCCGAACAGGCCGGCCATGATGTCGTTGGCCGACGACCCGACACGCAGCGGGCGGCCTGACGGGCCGGTCATGTAGGCCAGGCCCGTCATCATCTGCACCACCTCGTCCATCGCCGTGCGGTTCTGGTAGGGCCCGTGCAGGAAGCCCTTGTGCGAGGCGACGATCAGCCTCGGGTATCGCCGGTGCAGCGCGTCGAGGTCCGCGCCCCTGGCGCTAAGCGAGGCATCGCGGAAGTTCTCGACAAACACGTCGGCCGTATCGAGCAGCCTGTGCAGGGCATCCCGCCCTCTTTCCGATGTCAGGTCGAGCTGCACCGACTTCTTGCCGCGGTTCGCGAGCGGAAAGAAGGCAGCGCCCATCCCGCCGAGATCACGGGTCTTGTCGCCGCCGGGTGGCTCGACCTTGATCACCTCGGCCCCGAGGAACGCCAGGAACAACCCGCAGGACGGGCCCATGATCATGTGACTCATCTCCACGACGCGGACGCCGTCGAGCGGCCGGAACGGCCGGTCCATGAATTGCCTCCCTGCGATTGTCGTTGTCTGGCAGGTTATCGTTGCCGGCTAAATCGCAAAATCATAATGTTTCAAAAGCAGCTTTCGAAATTTTAGAAACCTTTCGACGCTCCATGGACAGCCGGCAACTCCGCTATTTCGCCGCCATTTTCGAACAGGGAACGCTAACCCGCGCCGCCGAGCGCGAACGCGTCGCCGTCTCGGCACTGAGCCATCACCTCGCCAATCTGGAGCACGAACTCTCGGTGCCTCTGTTCGTGCGCAAGCCGCGCGGCATGCAGCCGACCGCGGCGGGCGAACGCCTCTATGCGCACGCCAAACTGATCCTGAAGACGATGGCGTCGGCCGAGCAGGACGTGATCGACGCCGGCGGCGAAATCGCCGGCGAGGTGTCGGTCGGCATGGCGTTTTCTGCGGTCAAGGCGATCGGGGTCGACCTCGCCCGCACCGTTCTGGAACGCTACCCGAAGGTGAAGCTGTCGCTGACCGAAAGCCTGTCGGGCTCGACCCTGATGCACCTGATGATGTCCGAGGTCGAGCTGGCGCTGCTCTACAACCCGCCCACCGACCCACGGCTCAAGACGCAGGCGGTTCTCGATGAACGCATGGTCTGCGTGGGAAAACGCGAGATCATCGGCGACACGGATGACCCGATGCGCTTCAGCGACTTATTGGATCTTCCGATCATCTTCCTGCGGCAGGGCGTATCGGCGCGCGCGATCATGAACGACGTGGCGCTTCTGAAGAAGATCGAGGCCAGGGCCATCCTGCAGATGAACTCGGTGCAGGCGATCGGCGGCTCGCTGCTCGCCGGTCTCGGCTGCACCATCGGCACAAGGCTGTTCATGAAGGAACGGATCGAGAGCGGCGACCTGCATGTCCGCC from Microbaculum marinisediminis carries:
- a CDS encoding hydroxymethylglutaryl-CoA lyase produces the protein MSRVAALYPNDTVTLREVGLRDGLQLVKTWPSTAAKRDWITREYDAGVRRFEVGSFLPAARFPQFADVGALIEQIDGLEGASSAALALNERGASDALETPLDEIVCVVSATEEHSQANARRSRADAVELIRTVVRLRDESANRPIVNAGIAMAFGCSIAGAVDPAEVLRLAEACLEAGADIVGIADTVGYAGPKQVGDLSAAMAKLCGGRAFIVHLHDTRGMGIANASAALDAGARVLDGSLGGLGGCPFAPGATGNVVFEDLVYLCETKGMRTGIDIERLTAVREILQSEMPGEHLYGSLVRAGPPPNLAWRP
- a CDS encoding TRAP transporter large permease; the encoded protein is MTIVLVFGGLLLLLLSGMPIFAALGLTGIAVLGIAEGKVSGIADTVFSHFDNSILTTIPLFVFMAQVMIRAKVIDDLYDMAHTVIGHVRGGLGVATVASCTIFAAISGSSVATALSIGSSAIPQMKRFGYPERDALGVIAAGGTLGILIPPSGPMILYAIVSEVSIGALFLAGLVPGLIMAAVFALYCVASAKPAKGIETPDWAGWSRAIGAIRRSIWAVLAPPIIMGGIFFGVFTASEAAAAGSFYALAVAVLVYRNFGVRDLYVCAYQTMRTSLMVFMIIAGAGIFGHAITIIRLPVGVTEAVTHFGLGPLGFIAVVMVLIFVMGMFLETISIILITTPILLPTMAQLGIDPVWYGVLLMLNLELALVTPPVGMNLFVIKGITDAPLSEVVRGALPYVLLLIGGLLLLIAAPGLATWLPYSAGFGR
- a CDS encoding TRAP transporter small permease; this encodes MSFMTEGGEAADASHPLSRVVYALARLCGFLSALLILVMLAVVIYAITYRYLLNAPILGGDELLGYLLVAAIMLGAAEALRRGDHISIDLIADRVGPRAARGLRLWGDLAVLVFSVVLGWSAWRSVTFAYDFGSYSPGYLEIAMWIPKSPVLIGSVLLVATALARILDAAVGPGKATGAGPGAGTGRQ
- a CDS encoding LysR substrate-binding domain-containing protein, whose translation is MASAEQDVIDAGGEIAGEVSVGMAFSAVKAIGVDLARTVLERYPKVKLSLTESLSGSTLMHLMMSEVELALLYNPPTDPRLKTQAVLDERMVCVGKREIIGDTDDPMRFSDLLDLPIIFLRQGVSARAIMNDVALLKKIEARAILQMNSVQAIGGSLLAGLGCTIGTRLFMKERIESGDLHVRPIVEPELSRTLHICELTERPPTYALEAVRAVITALIGEAVRSGLWEATLLIDLPPAGHAKA
- a CDS encoding CaiB/BaiF CoA transferase family protein, which gives rise to MDRPFRPLDGVRVVEMSHMIMGPSCGLFLAFLGAEVIKVEPPGGDKTRDLGGMGAAFFPLANRGKKSVQLDLTSERGRDALHRLLDTADVFVENFRDASLSARGADLDALHRRYPRLIVASHKGFLHGPYQNRTAMDEVVQMMTGLAYMTGPSGRPLRVGSSANDIMAGLFGTVAVLGALMERDKTGEGRHVRIGLFENCLVLVAQHMIQYELEGRNPPPMPEREFSWPVYDIFETADGRQMFVGAVTEGHWHALCDLLGLDDLRSDERLQTRMDRINARDWTLPRIAAALAERTSEELAKAFEPLGIPYSPIARPCDMYEDPHVMRPGGLVASKLPDGRHFRAPSLPFEVDGEMFDNGGDVPRIGQDTAAVLGALGLDEVEIAAARGAGEKERAGA
- the dctP gene encoding TRAP transporter substrate-binding protein DctP; the protein is MGKTTTLVATLAIMASSATLAEAATEMRCSHQLPPAHHIAKVIDRWAEEVETQSNGEIDVQVFGADSLVGAKENIVSVAKGDIECAFSVNFQWGKTLPIMNVTLAPFAFGDIEVWKKWPDSEAAAFLSEKLLDKGVRNVVWLFTTNTSTFTHNGSFLVKPEDFNGIKIRGLTPTFDGSLAAMGAAPASMPGSEVYQALATGVIDAGLTDAAAAVSRKYYEVQDHFTVLPVISVYFHGYVNPAWYDGLSDTAKAALAKAGAEAANWAIEASEEAGAAAPGQLEEKGVKVHINSAEENAALEAAMRPAFDEKFLADSPDSKTLIELVGKL